The genomic stretch GTTGTCGGGCATGTCAAGACATAGCCCACCACCTAGATGCCCTGTTGACGTGTCTGAGTGGAGGCAGGGATCCGCGGTTTTTTCGCTTAGGGTTTGAATTTATGTTGTCTGCTTCTTGGTGATATTGATTTACCATCAGGTTGAGACAATCATgcagtttttatttgaatatctctggaattattttttctcactGACATGAGAAAAGCAAGTTCATTTGTTTCAAACCGTAACTGATTCTGACGCTGTTGATGATAAAACTTGCTGTATGTTATgtttgcatatttgttttttttgtttgtcttaCAAATGTCCAGCTAAAGAGAGCCGTAATGAACATATGATTATATTTGTATGTCGGTGGGTGTACGCTTTGTCGGTCTTCTAAAACAGTTActctgttttttattgtttgataattaGGTATTAGTCTAATTCATGTTGTCTATGCTATTCCATACTCTGTGTTTACATTAAATCAGAGTTTAATGATTCAATGTACACGATCTACTGCAAGATAGAGTATTGGAGAATCTTTCACCAATTATTTAAGTGCATTTATTTGGCTCGCAGGAGCTTAGCTGTTGCTGCCTCTTCCTGCATCATATACTCTGAATTGCAAAGAATAAGAATAGGTGAGCTTCCAAGTGATAGCTGTGCACGGAGATTGATATCGCAAGAGAGGTGAAGCCAATCTTAATTGAGCTTAGTCATCGATCCATTTCTTAAAACCAAGCTGACTCTGGCGTGTGCTGAAATGGGAATCTTTGAAGAAATGGGATTTTGCAACAATCTGGACTTTTTCTCGGCTCCTCCTGGAGAAATGGATGTGGTTCCAGAACGCGAACCAGAGGCAACAATCGAGGAGGATTACAGCGATGAAGAGATGGATGTGGACGAGCTGGAGAGGAGGATGTGGAGAGACAGAATGTTGCTCAGGCGGCTTAAAGAGCAGGGTAAGAATACGGAAGTTGTTGATAATGCCAAACAGCGTCAGTCCCAGGAGCAAGCACGAAGGAAGAAGATGTCACGAGCGCAAGATGGTATCCTGAAATATATGCTGAAAATGATGGAAGTTTGCAAAGCTCAGGGTTTTGTGTATGGGATCATTCCTGAGAAGGGAAAGCCAGTGAGCGGAGCATCTGACAATCTCCGGGGATGGTGGAAGGAAAAAGTCAGGTTTGATCGGAATGGGCCTGCTGCTATTTCCAAGTATCAAGCAGACCATGCAATCCCCGGAAAGAGTGAAGATTGTGGTCCAGCAGCATCCACACCTCACACCTTGCAGGAACTTCAGGATACAACTCTTGGATCGCTTCTGTCAGCCCTGATGCAGCACTGTGATCCACCTCAGAGGCGTTTCCCACTGGAGAAAGGCGTTGCCCCCCCATGGTGGCCCACTGGGAATGAGGAATGGTGGCCTCAACAGGGTTTGCCCAAGGATCAGGGTCCTCCTCCATACAAGAAGCCCCATGATCTGAAGAAGGCTTGGAAAGTCAGTGTTCTAACAGCAGTGATTAAGCACTTGTCTCCTGATATTGCCAAGATTCGCAAGCTTGTTCGCCAGTCTAAATGTTTACAGGATAAAATGACTGCCAAGGAGAGCGCCACTTGGCTGGCAATAATTAATCATGAAGAAGCACTGTCTCGAAAATTATATCCAGATAGCTGCCTTCCCATGTCTGCTGGTGGAAGTGGTTCTTTTATCATCAGCGATTCCAGTGATTATGATGTTGAAGGAGTGGATGATGAACCCAATGTTGAAGTAGAGGATTGCAAACCTCTTGATGTCAATCTTTTCAACATGGCAACAGCAGCTGGAGCAAGAGATAGATTTATGATGCCGCCAGTGGCTCCACAAATTAAGGGAGAACATGTTGAGACAAACATGAGTTTCATTCAGAAAAGGAAGCAGCCTGCTGGCGAGCCACATATGATGGTTGATCAAAAGGTGTATAGGTGCGAGTATCCTCAATGCCCCTACAATGATTCCAGATTTGGGTTTCTTGATGTCACTGCAAGAAATAATCACCAAATGAATTGCTCATACCGCACTAACACTTCTCAGGGATTTGGAATGTCTAATTTCCAAATTAACAGTGACAAACCAGCTGTGTTTTCTCTCCCATTTCCCCAAACCAAGGCAGCAGCTTCAAACCAGACCCCTTCATTTAATGTTTCAGGACTTGGACTTCCAGAAGATGCAAAAAAATCGATTTCTGATCTTATGTCTTTCTATGATACCAATCTTCAGcgagacaagaacataaatccTGGGAGTGCCAATGTTATTGGAGATCAAAATCAGCAGCAACTGCAAGACCAGAAATTTCAATTCCATCTGGACTGTAGGAATGTCAATTTTATGGGGGATGAAAATCtgcagcagcaacagcaacagcaacaacagaAATTTCAGTTTCAGCTGGATTCTAGGAATGCTAATGTTATTGGTGGTCAAAATCAACAGCAACAGCAGAAATTCCAATTTCAGCTTGATGATGGCTTCTATGGCGAAGGGGCTATGATGGGAAACAACATAACTGAAGTGACCAGCATGCCAGTGAACAGCTCTGCTTTCCCATCAactgaaattgagtttgatcaCTGCAAGGCATTTGATTCTGCATTTGATGCCAATGTCAATGATAATGTTGCTGACTTCAGATTTGGCTCTCCGTTCACCATGCCACCGGTTGACTATTCCATGGATCCAATGCCAAAGCAGGATGCTGGCATGTGGTACATCTAACACTCTGGGAAGAAAGTCATCATCAACACAGAGTCTGCTTCATAGTTTGCGAAACTTCATCACCAACACGGTTTCCGCTTGATAGTGCTGAAACTTCTTCCTTATGAGTTTTAGTAGCTTAATATGTTCGTATGTGTAGATGTTTGTGAACTTCTGAGTTTATGTTCTGCTACTTTATGTTGCCAAGTCTAGGATTTCTAGGTTGCTTTCAATGCAGTATTGAAGAAGGGCCAATAAAGAATTGGCAAGGACCAAACCCATGTTCAGTACTGCTGTCGAAAAGTTTATATCGGCATGTAGTTAAATATATGTGCACATATATCAATATATGGTGGTGGTTTCTTACATTATGCTGTATTTTGTGTTTGTGCAAGATCCCTGCATTCCCTGCTTGGTCTAATTTTTTTATCGTGCTAGATATGATTTGAAAGGGACACCTTATAATGCCTCCACTTTCTCAGCTCGTTCAATGCACTTGACCAGTTTTTATAAAGGTACTTGAACAGAAATGCTTCTTTTCCTGTGTGCACAACACACCCTCACACAGACGGCAGAGACAAAGTAAGTAGTGGTGGAGTCCAGGAAGAGTTGATGGATGTTAGCTGAAGTTACAAGAAAGATGTGGAATTCTAGCAGGCAGCAGCACTCAAAAGCTGGCAACAGTATCTACCACATCAACCATGGCTCTTCTTTTCGCATCTCAGGACTTCCAAGCACTAATATGCTTTCATGTCTCGGGTCAAAAAACTTGATGGAAAGATTCTTTTGCACATTAAACACACGCCTTTCTTTTCTGCTTGAAGCAGCGATGATCTGATAGGGCTGTTTTGATATCATTCTTGTTTCTGTTTTCTCTATTTTGTGTACAAATTTCAACTCATACACGGTTAAACTGCTACTGAGGGTTCAAAACCCTTACCATGGAGCCAAGCTCCCTCTCCTCCCTGAATCCCCATCTTCCCTGCCCAAGGTTTGAGGCTAGGGTGTCCTGGTGGAAGACATGACATGGGGAGTTAAATTCATGCACCAAGTATATAGATGTGCGAGACTTCCTGGTCTGATTGGAGGCAGGAAAGGAGCTTCAACGACAATCGACTGATGCTCTGCTTCTGGTATggaaaactattgatttgataagatggtttttaaagtatttttttttttttttttaaaaaaaactgaattgatGCTTGTTTTAGATgccaaaatcatgaaaaaattcaaCTAGAAAACATCAATTCTACAaccttttcaaacaaaaataattgaaacaaaCACATTCAATGGCATTATCAATCAGACGTTTAAGAGATTAAGATTCACACAAGGAGGCAAAATATCAGACAGGTCCCATGTTTTTTGTTTGGCATGGGGAAAAGAAAATCCTGAGAAGATGAGTCAAAGTTAGGCAGGTTTTGGAAGTGAAGGTATTTGCCATTGGAGCAAGTCCTTTTCACCCCCTGCACCCTTTCCTTCTACCCCATCTCTTGTCTTCAATTTTTCCAATTTGGGCCTTCTTTACATTATCAGAACAAGCGTGTGCATACAACATGCTTTCACACTTTTTCTTAAAGCAAAAATAGACTCTACAAGATCTAGAACAGATTCTGATCCCCCCAATTATATTTGtgtttactattttattttttttttttttatggtaagtTTCAATAAATCCTTGAGATatcatgttataaaaatataaaatatcacataaatcttattttttttttaataaaaaaccaaagcCTAATTGAGAATGAAGTGAAATTATTAATTGTGTTATAAAAGACCTCTATGAGcactaacatgaaaaaaaaaaattcaaataactaaataataatatgcAATATCAATTATTCATAAATTTTGTGTTTGTAGGTGAAACCCTCGAGAAGAGTTAGAATGACAGTTTCTATTTCTTGTTAGGTATCAAATAAATTACTATTTGAATCGAGATAAAAACTTTACTAACATGTAAAAAACAGgtaagaaaagagagaattttataatatatttttaatcataaaagtAATTTATGTTAAAACATTAAGCTTTTAGGTGCTCCAAAcgattattataataaatattctgaGTCATATAATTTGTCACCATCCAACCATGCGATTATTCACTTGGTAAAATTCAATGCAAATTCTAATGATTCCCTGTCATGGGTCCTCCTCAAGGAAAGTTGAGGGATACTATTTATTGTCCTgaattcttctctctctctctctctttttcatgTAGTTTTAATGGTGAAGAATCTGAAGATGTCTTAATCTGGTTTTGTTAGCTGGAATCATATAGCTttatcacaaaaataataaaaaaaaccagattttttttttcctttttaagaaaTGGTGGATAGATTTCAGCAAATAAGGAACAGGCCTAAGAAAAGTccaaataggaaaagaaaaaaataaaattaacgcCGCCTGTGTTTGGGTTAAGAGTTACACAACTCTTAGGCCACCCCAAATACgtttaaaatatcatgtatGAGCCCTTAGAATGCTGATCAAAAGATAAATTTGCAGGACAACGAGGGCGGCACCTTGTTAGCTCCAAAAAATGGATATTCTGGTTAATCTGCACTTGGCCATGGAGATCATCCAATGGAATTGGGTCTTTTATGCAGTTATTTGGGGATCTATAGCTGCAACTTCCATTTGTGTCATGATCCTCAATGCCATTCCTATGTTTGTTGGCTACTGGTATGTCCTCTTCTCTTCCACAGATGTAGATATTACCTGTATATATTCTCCCTTCAGTTAAGTTCACAAAAAAAAGTAATGTATACATGAACTGACTAGTGCTTGCAACTGGGACGTAATCTGACAAGGCAATCTTCAACATGACGGGGAGCGATCTTTTTGGGTGTGCTTGCTTGGTATAATCATAGCAGCACTCCTTCCTCGTCTTGATGGCATTCAGATTGCAAGAGAAGCTGAGAAGTTCGGCCATCTATGGGACATAGCTGTAGAGGTAGAAATGAATCCCATCATGAAACCTCCTACTTGGAGATGATGATTGCTGGTGGTCTTGGTTCCTCGTACATCATCATACAATTTTGTTTCTGAGAAAAGAAGTTCAATACATACATGTACTTGAACTTTCCCATCAAAGAATCTGATGTGTTTCTTTCGTCTATTAACATCTGCTATTATTCCAATATAACAAAAGAATGGTTAAAAGATGTCATAGCATCTGGATGCTAAGGCAACAAACAGAAGAACACAGAGACACAGTATAATTTCACATTTCCAAATGTGACAGCAAAAACCAACCATTGAAAACAAATAGCAGCAAGAAGTTTTCTAAAGCAGAGCTTTCATCTGTTGACAAACAACCAATCACTAGATCCAAGATAGCAGAATGTAAGAATATCAAGATGATGAAGAGCCAAAGATGAAAGATGAATCTCAGTTGCGTCATTTAAGCAAAATGACTAGGCATATTAATACCTTAGTTATCAtggcttccttttttttctttttttctttttaaatattgaaaagaaacCTTTGCTTTCAAGATTTTAACATGACTTCCCATTAGTTATTTTTGATGATGGAAAGTCACAGCCTTCATTGCGTAAACCTTTTTTCCCAGTAATAGTCATTCTCATTATACAGACCACctaaagataatataaaaaacatatgctTGAACAGATGTCTAGACAGCCAAAAACCCATATACCATTCCAATCATGAAATATATTTATCGTTACAGCAGGATGATTCTTGACATCAAGAAGATTCTAAAATACCAGGAACCACACAACAACATTCAGGAGCAGCAGACAACAGagtgaaaaaagaaacacaCTTTATGCaataacaagcaaaaaaaaaaaaaaaaaactcatattaaaacaaacaaCCGGATttgttcaaggaaaaaaaaaaaaaaaaccatgtctcTAAAGAGAAAATGCACTCGATAATAAAAGTTCTAGAACCCATCAACTTATTctagcaaaacaaaatgaaCTGCCACACAAAAATAGGGTTCTAACCGTGCAggcaatgataaaaataacacCGCATAAAACAACATCAACAAGGGattctttcaaaatttgaaaaatgcaGAGACAAGCACAATGACAGATCTTGTAAGAGAACTACGCAAACTTTCAACATCTGAGTTGTAGTCTGCAACAGATCCTCGTGCCTCTAGcctcacaaaaaacaaaaaacaaaattgcaaaagTTCAGCAGCTAAATTTTTACAAGTTCAAAAACTTAAGTTGCTGgagtatttaataaaaaatgcataCAAAGGGGAGTGCAAGCAAGCAGAGAAGGAGCTACTAACATATTTATAAAGGAATCTATTAACCAGGTTTTCTATACAAACTATACATTACACGGATTTCCATCGTGAGGAATAGTTAGAAAACCAAAGGATGCCTAGCATTATTAAGCTTCCTTCCCAACCTAGTTACTATAAAACCTTAATCTTGTTATAAGAAGTACACATGGTGTGCACAAAAACCAAAAGCCCAGTAGAAGACTATGAAGGGGGCTAGCGAGCTAGACATATACATcttgagctaaaaaaaaaattaaaggagacCCTAAAACCAGAAAAATCAGAGTCGAGTGaccgaaaaaaaaacatcatcaaaaagttttttctaAGCTAATAATGGTTATAGGCAATTGATGTTGGGAAATCCGACCGGTGATATTTTGATAGTTATCCATTGGAggctaagcacactgacacaatatttaacgtggttcggcaaatctCCTAAATCCACGGGAGAGGTCCATAtaattagagatagagaaaggatacaaaacaaatacatgaagaaaaaggatcacattcactcaaaacaatttaatgtaGTAGACTTCAGTTACCTTTACTTCAGTGCCATGTTTGATCCAACCAATTTTATATGGTGCAGGATGCTTCCTGGTTTGCAATCCCAATTTAGTAACCATTGCTTTTGATACTATATTTTTGCTACTGCCACTATCAATGATAATATCACGGACCCTCTTGTTCACGGTGCACTTGGTTCTAAATATATTATGCTGCCGAGagggtttttcttattttaatgcCAATAGCACCCACTGAACTATAAGAGACTGTGACAATATTTCTCCTTCGTCGCCTTctattacttcttctttttcatacgTATAAGTTGCTTCATTATCATCTTTCTCTATGTTGAAGATGCACTCTTCTTCTAGCTCTATTAAGTTCATGGTACTCCTTCTTAGACACTAGTTGGAACAATATCCTGGCTATCCACATTTATAACATTTATCCGATCCTGGACGAGCATAAGGATTTCTGGGCATCACCTCGGGTGGAATGGTGTTGGCAGGCTTTGTTGGTGCTCACTGCTACTTGTTTCCCATATAGTGTTAGAGAAAGAGGGTTGGATTATTGAAGTCAACGGGGTCATCAGGGTCTTTCCTTTGTTGACTATTTCTCGATTATTATCAAATGGATTCTTGGTCCTAACCATTGCCTTTGATCTATCTAATTGGGCCTCTGCCTTAATAGCCAATGCAACGGCTTCAGATAGGGTGTAAATTGTTTGCATCGCCACACGATCTTGTATTGCCCAATGCTGCAACTTGTTGTGCCTCTGTTTCTAGTAGATTATTTCATGATGATAGCCTGTGGAATTCTTCCAGGAAAGCCTCAACAGTTCTGGCTCCTTGTCTATATTCCTGatattgtttaaa from Populus alba chromosome 8, ASM523922v2, whole genome shotgun sequence encodes the following:
- the LOC118045058 gene encoding ETHYLENE INSENSITIVE 3-like 1 protein; the encoded protein is MGIFEEMGFCNNLDFFSAPPGEMDVVPEREPEATIEEDYSDEEMDVDELERRMWRDRMLLRRLKEQGKNTEVVDNAKQRQSQEQARRKKMSRAQDGILKYMLKMMEVCKAQGFVYGIIPEKGKPVSGASDNLRGWWKEKVRFDRNGPAAISKYQADHAIPGKSEDCGPAASTPHTLQELQDTTLGSLLSALMQHCDPPQRRFPLEKGVAPPWWPTGNEEWWPQQGLPKDQGPPPYKKPHDLKKAWKVSVLTAVIKHLSPDIAKIRKLVRQSKCLQDKMTAKESATWLAIINHEEALSRKLYPDSCLPMSAGGSGSFIISDSSDYDVEGVDDEPNVEVEDCKPLDVNLFNMATAAGARDRFMMPPVAPQIKGEHVETNMSFIQKRKQPAGEPHMMVDQKVYRCEYPQCPYNDSRFGFLDVTARNNHQMNCSYRTNTSQGFGMSNFQINSDKPAVFSLPFPQTKAAASNQTPSFNVSGLGLPEDAKKSISDLMSFYDTNLQRDKNINPGSANVIGDQNQQQLQDQKFQFHLDCRNVNFMGDENLQQQQQQQQQKFQFQLDSRNANVIGGQNQQQQQKFQFQLDDGFYGEGAMMGNNITEVTSMPVNSSAFPSTEIEFDHCKAFDSAFDANVNDNVADFRFGSPFTMPPVDYSMDPMPKQDAGMWYI